A genomic segment from Neodiprion lecontei isolate iyNeoLeco1 chromosome 1, iyNeoLeco1.1, whole genome shotgun sequence encodes:
- the LOC107223457 gene encoding uncharacterized protein LOC107223457 yields the protein MTRFLSWIVLLFALIAVCGIGEILATIPQPKAPNFQYFERPKYRYPYYDENGRGRLLYGYGGPELYQYKTYSALEGIH from the exons ATGACGAGATTTCTGTCC TGGATCGTGCTGCTCTTTGCGCTGATTGCCGTCTGTGgaattggtgaaattttagCTACTATACCGCAGCCGAAGGCACCAAATTTCCAATACTTCGAAAG GCCGAAGTACCGTTATCCGTACTACGACGAGAACGGCCGAGGGAGACTTCTGTATGGGTACGGCGGGCCAGAACTTTACCAATACAAAACTTACAGTGCTCTCGAAGGGATACACTAG
- the LOC107223459 gene encoding uncharacterized protein LOC107223459 isoform X2, producing MGLILGKTSPGSTTAGKMNSKMMMMLVGGYSVQGASVLGIIHDLLQDNVAGRPVIHEKSDWDFDPDVGKLRRVQFEAINGPQGRDLIDRLGYGIGAHGVTPKTTVVKQPAVILANWDASTPGSY from the exons ATGGGATTAATCCTCGGCAAAACTTCACCAGGGTCAACAACAGCGGGGAAAATGAACTCTAAA atgatgatgatgttaGTCGGTGGATATTCGGTTCAAGGAGCTTCGGTTCTGGGTATTATTCACGACCTCCTGCAGGATAATGTCGCTGGAAGACCAGTTATCCACGAG AAAAGCGATTGGGACTTTGACCCGGATGTTGGAAAATTGAGGAGAGTCCAATTCGAGGCTATCAATGGACCGCAAGGCCGTGACCTGATCGACAGGCTGGGATACGGGATCGGTGCCCATGGAGTAACACCAAAAACCACCGTCGTTAAACAGCCCGCGGTGATTCTAGCCAATTGGGATGCGTCCACGCCTGGGAGCTACTAG
- the LOC107223454 gene encoding uncharacterized protein LOC107223454, which translates to MGIPRKLFSPNLAVLVLVWSGGIVALPTEAGDNETISLNATSVEAPCPGVPRSYYEELDCKPVFKKPEDKCPVRYTCDNFEKSDAEMCFFRGKAVAPGASIDTGNPCDIGCSCHLEEPSPEYNLTKMAVVNCAIVDCPLEMMSSYDEDGNLKPCVPKKSHDECCASETVCFADAEDQVDNSTVKTSVAEGKEIEVGNTTAQVPKKLAICSTADNKTYVEGQEFYLDDLPCKVCICQPGYTAGESGEPWCRDVRCGTVLEHTREIRQGCVPLYYGNTRCCPIGFHCPNANDTVTSDVLVKIALNPDETCKFGELNLRVGDRVTPRETEKCIECKCEVPPFVTCHQKTYEECS; encoded by the exons ATGGGGATACCACGTAAATTGTTCTCGCCGAACTTGGCAGTATTGGTGCTGGTGTGGAGCGGTGGGATTGTTGCACTTCCGACCGAAGCAG GCGATAACGAAACAATTTCTTTAAACGCAACTTCGGTGGAAGCTCCTTGTCCCGGAGTACCGAGAAGCTATTACGAGGAACTGGACTGCAAACCAGTGTTCAAGAAACCCGAGGACAAATGCCCCGTTCGTTATACGTGCG ATAATTTCGAGAAAAGCGATGCGGAGATGTGCTTCTTCCGCGGGAAAGCCGTGGCGCCTGGTGCCAGCATCGATACCGGAAACCCCTGCGATATTGGCTGCTCTTGTCATCTGGAGGAACCATCCCCTGAATACAATCTCACAAA AATGGCCGTCGTTAATTGCGCAATTGTCGATTGTCCGCTAGAGATGATGTCCAGTTACGACGAAGACGGAAATTTGAAGCCCTGCGTACCGAAAAAGAGTCACGACGAATGCTGCGCCAGCGAAACTGTCTGCT TTGCGGACGCCGAAGACCAGGTTGATAACAGTACAGTAAAGACATCCGTGGCAGAAGGTAAAGAGATTGAGGTCGGAAATACGACCGCCCAAGTACCGAAGAAGTTGGCAATTTGTTCAACTGCCGATAACAAAACTTACGTCGAAGGTCAAGAATTTTATCTAGACGACCTGCCGTGTAAGGTCTGCATCTGTCAGCCCGGATACACAG CCGGCGAGTCCGGAGAACCGTGGTGCCGGGATGTTCGTTGTGGAACGGTCTTGGAGCATACGAGGGAAATTCGACAAGGATGTGTTCCTCTCTACTACGGCAACACCCGCTGCTGTCCCATCGGTTTCCACTGCC CGAATGCAAACGACACCGTGACATCGGACGTACTCGTGAAAATCGCGCTGAATCCAG ACGAGACCTGCAAATTTGGAGAGTTGAACCTGAGGGTTGGTGACCGAGTCACGCCTAGGGAAACGGAAAAATGCATAGAATGCAAGTGCGAGGTTCCACCCTTCGTGACATGCCATCAGAAGACGTACGAAGAGTGCAGCTAG
- the LOC107223459 gene encoding uncharacterized protein LOC107223459 isoform X3: MGVKLFLMMMMLVGGYSVQGASVLGIIHDLLQDNVAGRPVIHEKSDWDFDPDVGKLRRVQFEAINGPQGRDLIDRLGYGIGAHGVTPKTTVVKQPAVILANWDASTPGSY; encoded by the exons ATGGGCGTGAAATTGTTCCTg atgatgatgatgttaGTCGGTGGATATTCGGTTCAAGGAGCTTCGGTTCTGGGTATTATTCACGACCTCCTGCAGGATAATGTCGCTGGAAGACCAGTTATCCACGAG AAAAGCGATTGGGACTTTGACCCGGATGTTGGAAAATTGAGGAGAGTCCAATTCGAGGCTATCAATGGACCGCAAGGCCGTGACCTGATCGACAGGCTGGGATACGGGATCGGTGCCCATGGAGTAACACCAAAAACCACCGTCGTTAAACAGCCCGCGGTGATTCTAGCCAATTGGGATGCGTCCACGCCTGGGAGCTACTAG
- the LOC107223462 gene encoding ATP-binding cassette sub-family D member — translation MSSVFSKLIDKTSERYGIRQERLTQGVVGLVTTLYLLKLGYPYLNQVAAQAKKKATSLCRDISDHRHTASNNNNNNVKDDGKASNNGAASAGDEASSSLPAGNKGIGTGLDREFLARLLTLLKIMIPGWRTKEAALLTSVTLALLARTFLSVYVATLEGSIVKRIVLRDGWGFFSMLIRWFGIALPATFVNSAIRYFEGRLALSFRGRLVKHAYNMYLSQQTYYRVSALDSRLGGAEQRLTDDLSELASSVAHLYTSLTKPLLDCALVGIALASFSARMGSRTIPGPLLATAVIGLTGQVLRLASPKFGQLVAEEASRRGRLRQAHARVSAHAEEIAFYGGQDAELRHLNSAYDSLVVHVRRVLKLKLWYVMLEQFLMKYVWSGTGLFVIALPVLFPVTSASRASNDDTGVSERTQYLTTSKYLLSSGADAVERLMSSYKEAVALAGYTARVGEMLDVFKDTALCKYQKGIVVGQHRPITGNDGIEVTRPSENILHFEDGVPQIRGIVRESTDGSIGLTNVPIVTPNCEVIVPSLTLRIQPGDHLLITGPNGCGKSSLFRIVSGLWPVYGGELTRPKETGEFTYAGVRPTLFYIPQRPYMTVGTLRDQIIYPSDSTKGKYTDEELLHLLDLVDLRSLAEREAEGLSSRNDWDSTLSGGEKQRLAMARLFFHAPRYALLDECTSAVSLEAEGTIYEAAKRMGITLLTVTHRVASLSKFHKLILRFDGEGGWDLGPLNQSDVQVKVANHEQDMDKEEPHHHHRLQELRDMLAKDPVGIS, via the exons ATGTCGTCCGTATTTTCTAAATTGATCGACAAGACTTCGGAACGATATGGCATACGACAGGAGAGGCTGACCCAAGGGGTCGTGGGCCTCGTGACGACCCTTTATCTCCTGAAACTCGGATATCCTTACTTGAACCAGGTAGCGGCGCAGGCGAAAAAGAAGGCGACCAGCCTCTGCAGGGATATTTCGGACCATCGACACACCGccagtaataataacaataacaacgtAAAGGATGACGGTAAGGCGAGTAACAATGGTGCAGCATCGGCCGGTGACGAGGCGAGCTCGTCATTACCTGCGGGTAACAAAGGCATTGGAACTGGTTTGGACCGTGAATTTTTGGCACGGTTATTGACACTGCTGAAAATTATGATACCGGGCTGGCGGACCAAGGAGGCAGCATTGCTGACGAGCGTTACGCTGGCTCTTTTGGCGAGGACGTTTCTTTCGGTTTACGTCGCTACCCTGGAAGGAAGCATAGTGAAGCGCATCGTACTTCGGGACGGTTGGGGTTTCTTTTCGATGCTGATACGGTGGTTCGGCATTGCTCTACCTGCGACCTTCGTCAACTCGGCCATCCGCTATTTCGAGGGGCGTCTGGCCCTGAGCTTCAG GGGACGGCTAGTCAAACATGCGTACAATATGTACCTCAGTCAGCAGACCTACTACAGAGTCTCGGCCCTGGACTCGCGGCTTGGCGGAGCCGAGCAACGGCTGACCGACGACTTGTCCGAGTTGGCCAGCTCCGTAGCTCACCTCTATACTAGTCTTACGAAacctttgctcgactgtgcACTTGTGGGCATCGCATTGGCCTCCTTCTCGGCTCGTATGGGTTCCAGAACAATTCCAG GTCCGCTGTTGGCAACGGCAGTGATAGGCCTGACTGGTCAGGTTCTGCGGCTGGCATCGCCAAAGTTTGGTCAATTGGTCGCCGAggaggcgtcgcgacgcgggCGTCTGCGACAGGCACACGCGAGGGTCAGCGCTCACGCCGAAGAGATCGCTTTCTACGGTGGCCAGGATGCCGAACTTCGGCATCTCAACTCCGCCTACGACTCTCTGGTCGTTCATGTTAGACGAGTGCTTAAGTTGAAACTGTGGTACGTTATGCTGGAGCAGTTCCTCATGAAGTACGTCTGGTCGGGAACGGGGCTCTTTGTCATCGCCTTGCCAGTCTTATTCCCCGTGACATCCGCCTCACGGGCATCCAATGACGACA CTGGCGTGAGTGAGAGGACGCAGTACCTGACTACCTCAAAGTATCTTCTAAGCTCGGGTGCCGATGCTGTAGAGAGGCTCATGTCGTCCTATAAG GAAGCCGTGGCCCTGGCTGGTTACACGGCTCGAGTTGGCGAGATGTTGGACGTCTTCAAGGACACGGCACTTTGTAAATATCAAAAGGGAATAGTCGTCGGACAGCACAGGCCGATTACCGGAAACGACGGTATAGAAGTAACGCGACCAAGCGAAAACATTCTGCACTTTGAGGACGGAGTACCGCAAATAAGAG GTATTGTTCGCGAAAGCACAGACGGAAGTATCGGACTGACGAATGTCCCCATCGTCACGCCCAACTGCGAAGTCATTGTGCCAAGTCTGACATTGCGG ATTCAGCCAGGCGATCACCTACTGATAACAGGACCAAACGGGTGCGGCAAGAGTTCGCTGTTCAGGATCGTTTCCGGTCTTTGGCCCGTTTACGGTGGGGAATTGACCCGCCCCAAGGAGACCGGAGAGTTCACTTATGCTGGTGTGAGACCGACGCTTTTCTACATCCCTCAGCGGCCCTACATGACCGTCGGGACCCTGAGGGACCAGATAATATACCCCTCCGATTCAACGAAGGGCAAATACACCGACGAAGAGCTTCTCCACCTCCTGGATCTCGTCGATCTGCGAAGTCTCGCCGAGCGAGAGGCCGAAGGGCTCAGTTCTCGGAACGATTGGGACTCGACGCTCTCCGGCGGAGAGAAACAGCGGCTGGCAATGGCCAGATTGTTCTTCCACGCACCGAGGTACGCCCTCCTGGACGAATGCACTAGCGCCGTTAGTCTCGAGGCTGAGGGCACCATCTACGAGGCGGCAAAACGTATGGGGATCACCTTGCTGACGGTCACTCACCGAGTCGCCTCCCTGTCCAAATTCCACAAGCTTATACTCCGCTTCGACGGCGAGGGTGGCTGGGATCTTGGACCTTTGAACCAGAGCGACGTTCAGGTCAAGGTAGCGAATCACGAGCAAGACATGGACAAGGAAGAACCTCACCACCATCACAGACTGCAG GAACTACGTGACATGCTTGCCAAGGACCCAGTGGGCATCAGCTAG
- the LOC107223459 gene encoding uncharacterized protein LOC107223459 isoform X1, with product MLTATINIPAWSFIADVPKPSETVGWVLVECKSKSAKNASDRSLSLSFRSEEMMMMLVGGYSVQGASVLGIIHDLLQDNVAGRPVIHEKSDWDFDPDVGKLRRVQFEAINGPQGRDLIDRLGYGIGAHGVTPKTTVVKQPAVILANWDASTPGSY from the exons ATGCTCACCGCGACGATCAATATTCCCGCTTGGAGTTTCATCGCTGATGTACCGAAGCCCTCGGAGACGGTTGGCTGGGTGCTCGTCGAGTGTAAATCGAAGAGTGCGAAGAATGCGAGCGATCGGTCTTTATCGCTTTCATTCCGATCGGAAGAG atgatgatgatgttaGTCGGTGGATATTCGGTTCAAGGAGCTTCGGTTCTGGGTATTATTCACGACCTCCTGCAGGATAATGTCGCTGGAAGACCAGTTATCCACGAG AAAAGCGATTGGGACTTTGACCCGGATGTTGGAAAATTGAGGAGAGTCCAATTCGAGGCTATCAATGGACCGCAAGGCCGTGACCTGATCGACAGGCTGGGATACGGGATCGGTGCCCATGGAGTAACACCAAAAACCACCGTCGTTAAACAGCCCGCGGTGATTCTAGCCAATTGGGATGCGTCCACGCCTGGGAGCTACTAG
- the LOC107223453 gene encoding maternal effect protein oskar has protein sequence MTSQEAVKKMVKSCIVSRKGGVPFPEIEDDYRALVGESIPYAQLGYTSLQSFVKSIDFVDVRTNHFGDSVLFVSDPKVAHIDSLVRKQKNPSNQRKRNRRPKKLAATTPRSERFTRNTKIAYTKSKWYTSSSRTKKNYWVEKNNERRDMDRFNNFNTGRTGIQNCSSSPNFHSYNDRSWSTKAPASLSSIDDNMYNYNSECEKRYAEGYRSWRFNIRVADNKDAEEVLLEPLVNGHQLIGDDFFLQLAIKNFGAQPWKPEARAGIECGLCISGQTIDDCRRRLEKTQFLSGKITILLGAVDVFRGHSLEKMVRDMKNLLDVCRDRFNLNEVTLCTIPPLANYSVRCNLSKLSVLYSFNNWIKLHSQYSPDDSYIHHYNVIDVFSKFTDGNYRTLYDYFQIDARMVSGCRYPHVLWNTKGRRLAISMLEKQ, from the exons ATGACGTCGCAGGaggcggtaaaaaaaatggttaaatCTTGTATTGTCTCACGCAAGGGCGGCGTACCTTTTCCTGAAATCGAGG ATGATTACAGGGCCTTAGTAGGCGAAAGTATACCGTATGCCCAACTGGGTTACACAAGTCTTCAGAGTTTTGTAAAAAGCATCGATTTCGTTGACGTGAGAACTAATCATTTCGGTGACTCGGTGCTTTTCGTGTCTGATCCAAAAGTCGCCCATATCGACAGTCTTGTAAGAAAGCAGAAAAATCCATCCAACCAGAGGAAG AGAAACCGAAGGCCGAAAAAACTTGCCGCAACTACTCCCCGGTCGGAAAGATTTACCAGAAACACGAAGATCGCGTATACTAAGTCAAAATGGTACACCTCCTCAAGCAGGACGAAAAAGAACTACtgggtagaaaaaaataacgaacgTAGAGACATGGATCGGTTTAACAACTTCAACACTGGACGGACGGGGATCCAAAATTGTAGTAGTAGTCCAAATTTTCACAGCTACAACG ATCGTTCATGGAGCACAAAAGCCCCGGCATCTTTGAGCAGCATCGACGACAACATGTACAACTACAATTcagaatgtgaaaaaagatATGCCGAGGGCTATCGAAGCTGGAGATTCAATATTCGCGTCGCCGACAACAAAGATGCAGAG GAAGTTCTGTTAGAGCCGTTGGTTAACGGGCACCAGTTAATCGGTGATGACTTTTTTCTACAACtggcgataaaaaattttggggCACAACCTTGGAAGCCAGAAG CCAGAGCCGGAATTGAGTGCGGATTATGCATTTCTGGTCAAACGATCGATGATTGTCGTCGAAGACTGGAGAAAACCCAGTTCTTATCTGGCAAAATAACGATTTTGCTCGGTGCCGTTGACGTATTTCGA GGTCACAGCTTGGAGAAAATGGTGAGGGACATGAAGAACTTGCTAGATGTTTGCAGGGACAGATTTAATTTGAATGAGGTTACGCTCTGCACTATTCCGCCATTGGCTAATTACTCCGTAAGATGTAACCTTAGCAAGTTATCCGTGCTTTACTCATTCAACAACTGGATCAAATTGCACAGCCAATACAGTCCCGACGACTCGTACATTCATCACTATAACGTGATCGATGTCTTCTCCAAATTTACCGACGGAAATTACCGCACCCTTTACGACTACTTTCAAAT agACGCGAGAATGGTATCCGGATGTCGGTATCCTCACGTTTTATGGAATACAAAAGGACGCCGCCTGGCGATCTCAATGCTTGAGAAGCAGTGA